The following are from one region of the Bacteroidales bacterium genome:
- a CDS encoding OmpA family protein, translating to MKKISRILTLVLLVLVVCNQAAGQKQRSFIRSADDAFADERYSIAIEKYQKAYTKVKKNPIERNRISFQLAECFRRTGDIKRADIQYKRLIKNGYDSKEPIILLHYANAQKSEGNLEEAKTYYELYDKKMPDDPRGKYGIQSCEKIPDWVEFESKYEVVEEKGLNSREADFAPTYSSETYNSLIFTSTREGSKGKGIDEWTNQSFSCLFQARMDRKNEWSTPELLDDQEKDGVNSEANEGAPAMTSDFSTLYFTRCPDEDGTTNGCQIYTSRRTGRYWSKPELMPLGLDSTEVVGHPAISRDEMVIYFSSNRTGGMGGKDIWVAFRESRSEPFGRPYNLGPIINTPGDEMFPFLRADTLLYFTSDGHPGLGGLDIFYTIPDTARMWTTPVNMGIPINSTADDFAIIFNPEGEQGFFSSNRSGKKSKEDIYSFIIPPVAFTLSGAVKDDRTLQFIPGARVDIVGSDGISMTARTSETGVYMFGRSQIMPNTTYEMTVSKDEYFNSSGRVTTVGYEKSKDLTRDFILQPIPEEPIVLPEILYDLAKWDLKPEYQDSLQGLITTLDENPTLIIELASHTDARDTYERNDILSQRRAQSVVDYLIERGIDPDRLIAKGYGERVPRILLKDVTRDGFLFKEGTVLTESYIDSLSTVPYKEAAHQLNRRTEFRVISKDFVPKPKNVELGKTVQIQLNPDDNVLKYTLAPKSGFITAPCIINGYTVQFTFDAKLIAQISVDEAMRLLATGAIGKEDFKGNPDEILANATIANRAILVIKEFTIANETVKDVEFMVNSNLGYPLIIGNTVLAAFGDYTIDNQRQQIIFRKKK from the coding sequence ATGAAAAAGATATCACGCATTTTAACCCTGGTATTATTGGTACTTGTTGTCTGCAACCAGGCAGCGGGTCAAAAACAACGTTCGTTTATCCGGAGTGCTGATGATGCATTTGCAGACGAGCGTTATTCAATCGCCATCGAGAAGTATCAGAAAGCATATACCAAAGTCAAAAAGAATCCCATAGAAAGGAACCGGATTTCTTTTCAACTGGCAGAGTGTTTCCGCAGAACCGGAGACATAAAACGGGCCGATATACAATATAAAAGATTGATTAAAAACGGTTATGACAGCAAGGAGCCTATCATCCTGCTCCATTATGCCAATGCGCAGAAATCTGAAGGGAACCTGGAAGAAGCGAAAACCTATTACGAACTTTATGATAAGAAGATGCCTGATGATCCCAGGGGTAAATATGGGATCCAGTCGTGTGAGAAGATCCCTGACTGGGTAGAATTTGAATCCAAATATGAAGTTGTAGAAGAGAAAGGGCTCAACTCGCGGGAAGCTGATTTTGCGCCCACTTATTCCAGTGAAACGTATAATTCCCTCATTTTCACTTCAACACGCGAAGGAAGCAAAGGAAAAGGGATCGATGAATGGACCAATCAAAGCTTCAGCTGCCTGTTCCAGGCCAGGATGGACCGTAAAAATGAGTGGAGCACACCCGAATTGCTTGATGACCAGGAAAAAGACGGGGTGAACTCTGAGGCGAACGAAGGTGCTCCCGCAATGACCAGCGACTTCAGCACATTATATTTTACCCGCTGTCCGGATGAAGATGGTACCACAAATGGTTGCCAGATCTACACATCCAGGCGGACAGGAAGATATTGGAGCAAACCTGAATTGATGCCGCTGGGACTGGATTCAACGGAAGTTGTCGGTCACCCGGCCATTAGCCGGGATGAAATGGTTATTTATTTCTCTTCGAACCGTACAGGTGGAATGGGTGGAAAAGACATTTGGGTGGCCTTCCGTGAAAGCAGGAGTGAACCGTTTGGCCGACCTTACAACCTTGGTCCGATCATCAATACGCCTGGGGATGAAATGTTCCCGTTCCTCAGGGCAGATACCCTGTTATATTTCACTTCCGATGGCCATCCAGGCCTGGGGGGACTTGATATTTTTTATACGATCCCGGATACAGCCAGGATGTGGACAACACCAGTAAATATGGGTATCCCGATCAATTCAACTGCCGATGACTTCGCCATTATTTTTAATCCTGAAGGGGAACAAGGATTTTTCTCCTCAAACCGGAGTGGAAAAAAATCAAAGGAAGATATTTATTCCTTCATTATACCTCCGGTGGCATTCACGCTGAGTGGCGCCGTAAAGGATGATCGTACGCTTCAATTTATTCCAGGGGCGAGGGTCGATATTGTCGGGTCAGATGGCATCTCCATGACTGCCAGGACTTCTGAAACCGGCGTTTACATGTTTGGCAGGAGTCAGATCATGCCCAATACGACTTATGAGATGACCGTTTCAAAAGATGAATATTTCAATTCCAGTGGCAGAGTTACAACAGTCGGCTATGAAAAAAGCAAGGACCTTACGCGCGATTTCATTCTTCAACCAATTCCTGAAGAACCAATAGTACTTCCAGAAATCCTTTACGATCTTGCTAAGTGGGACCTTAAGCCCGAATACCAGGATTCATTGCAAGGCCTCATAACCACACTTGATGAAAACCCCACGCTGATTATTGAGCTTGCTTCTCACACGGATGCCCGGGACACTTACGAACGCAATGATATCCTGTCGCAGCGCCGGGCGCAGTCGGTGGTCGATTATCTCATCGAACGGGGGATCGATCCGGATCGCCTTATCGCCAAAGGTTATGGGGAAAGGGTGCCGAGAATCTTATTGAAAGATGTAACACGTGACGGATTTCTGTTTAAAGAAGGGACCGTCCTGACAGAATCCTATATCGATTCACTGTCCACAGTTCCGTATAAGGAAGCTGCTCACCAGTTGAACAGGCGGACCGAGTTCAGGGTTATCAGTAAAGATTTTGTACCTAAACCTAAAAATGTTGAACTCGGAAAAACCGTTCAAATCCAGCTTAACCCTGACGATAACGTCTTAAAATATACCCTGGCACCCAAATCCGGATTCATTACGGCGCCTTGCATTATCAATGGCTATACAGTTCAGTTCACTTTTGATGCAAAACTTATCGCGCAAATTTCAGTGGACGAGGCAATGAGATTACTGGCCACCGGCGCAATCGGTAAAGAAGATTTCAAAGGCAATCCCGATGAGATTTTAGCCAATGCGACCATTGCCAACCGTGCCATCCTTGTCATTAAGGAATTCACCATTGCCAATGAAACGGTAAAAGATGTTGAATTCATGGTTAACTCAAACCTGGGATACCCGTTAATAATCGGAAATACGGTTCTGGCGGCTTTCGGGGATTATACGATTGATAATCAGCGACAGCAGATCATTTTCAGGAAGAAGAAATAA
- a CDS encoding twin-arginine translocase TatA/TatE family subunit has protein sequence MPAVLLFFDISAGELMVILLAAFIVFGPSKIPEIARKIGRGMNEIRRASDEIKREITKETRKVEKELNVEGSVFKDLKKTADEIRQDFENTARPLNDNIDKPAGDVSEGSPPPDMKG, from the coding sequence ATGCCAGCAGTACTTCTTTTTTTTGATATCAGCGCCGGGGAATTAATGGTTATCCTTCTGGCTGCATTCATCGTTTTCGGTCCCAGCAAAATACCTGAGATCGCCAGGAAAATTGGCCGTGGGATGAATGAGATCCGCAGGGCTTCGGACGAAATAAAAAGAGAGATTACCAAAGAAACAAGAAAAGTTGAAAAAGAATTGAATGTCGAAGGATCCGTTTTTAAAGATTTGAAAAAGACAGCGGATGAGATCAGGCAAGACTTTGAAAACACAGCAAGGCCCTTAAATGATAATATTGATAAACCGGCCGGGGATGTTTCTGAAGGTTCGCCTCCTCCGGATATGAAAGGATAA
- the speB gene encoding agmatinase, translated as MNFGGIPPTYSAYESSSIVILPVPFDATSTWIKGADRGPDAILEASANMELYDIETDSEVYLKGIHTAKPVIEKTSPEALTRQVHKTIIKFLEDEKFVVTLGGEHSVTIGAVQAFAEHIPGLCVLQIDAHTDLRQEYEGSRFNHACVMARVREWCPIVQVGIRSMDVVEKPYLAKDRIFFAKDITGGHSGWIDDVIEKLNYHVYVTIDLDGFDPSIMPATGTPEPGGLAYYDVINLMRKLIVKKKLVGFDVVELCPIDNNKASDFLASKLIYQLLSYQFMSKNK; from the coding sequence ATGAATTTTGGAGGAATACCGCCAACTTATTCGGCTTATGAAAGCTCATCGATCGTAATACTGCCGGTGCCCTTCGATGCGACCAGTACATGGATAAAAGGCGCTGACAGGGGCCCGGATGCGATCCTCGAGGCTTCAGCCAATATGGAGCTCTATGACATTGAAACCGATTCGGAAGTTTACCTGAAAGGTATCCATACCGCCAAACCTGTGATTGAAAAAACTTCTCCGGAAGCCTTAACCCGGCAGGTTCATAAAACAATCATCAAATTCCTGGAAGACGAAAAATTCGTTGTTACCCTTGGTGGAGAGCATTCAGTTACAATTGGCGCAGTTCAGGCATTTGCAGAACATATACCCGGTTTATGTGTGTTGCAAATCGATGCGCATACAGACCTGAGGCAGGAATATGAGGGATCCCGTTTCAATCACGCCTGCGTTATGGCCCGTGTCAGGGAATGGTGCCCTATTGTCCAGGTAGGAATCCGGAGCATGGATGTGGTTGAAAAACCGTACCTGGCCAAAGACCGGATTTTCTTCGCTAAAGATATTACTGGAGGGCATTCCGGCTGGATCGATGATGTGATCGAAAAGCTTAATTATCACGTTTATGTGACGATTGACCTGGACGGATTTGACCCTTCCATCATGCCCGCTACAGGCACTCCGGAGCCTGGTGGACTTGCTTACTATGATGTGATCAATCTCATGCGAAAGCTGATCGTTAAGAAAAAACTTGTTGGGTTTGATGTGGTCGAATTATGCCCAATAGATAATAATAAAGCATCTGATTTCCTGGCCTCTAAACTAATCTATCAATTGTTGAGCTATCAGTTTATGAGTAAAAATAAGTAA
- a CDS encoding deoxyhypusine synthase codes for MGKKDLLKQTIEHIDIKSFDATPIIEAMRKMSFTSRETANAADILQRMIKDKGCSIILTLAGSTSAGGCMQVYVDMVKNNMVDAIVATGASIVDMDFFEALGFRHYKGTPFIDDHMLRNNYIDRIYDTYIDEEELQQCDETVKKIADMLEPRPYSSREFIKEMGRHLVDHSKKKDSLVQACYEHDVPIFCPAFSDSSAGFGLVKHQWERPESHVSIDAVKDFLELTLIKMAAKTTGLFMIGGGVPKNFAQDTVICAEILGKDVPMHQYAVQITVADARDGACSGSTLKEASSWGKVETVYEQMVYAEATSVLPLIVSYAYHCGDWKNRGKFRWSKLYEK; via the coding sequence ATGGGAAAAAAAGACCTTTTAAAGCAAACGATCGAGCATATTGATATTAAATCCTTTGACGCTACCCCCATCATCGAAGCCATGAGGAAGATGTCATTTACCTCCCGTGAAACGGCAAACGCGGCCGATATTCTGCAACGTATGATCAAAGATAAAGGTTGTTCTATCATCCTGACTCTCGCAGGAAGTACCAGTGCAGGTGGTTGTATGCAGGTTTATGTCGATATGGTGAAAAATAATATGGTCGATGCCATTGTGGCCACAGGCGCTTCCATCGTTGATATGGATTTTTTTGAGGCGCTGGGATTCAGGCATTATAAAGGAACGCCTTTTATTGATGACCACATGCTGCGAAACAATTATATTGACCGTATTTATGATACCTATATTGATGAAGAAGAATTGCAGCAATGTGATGAGACGGTAAAGAAGATAGCGGATATGCTTGAACCCAGGCCTTATTCCTCAAGGGAATTTATCAAGGAAATGGGGCGGCACCTTGTTGATCATTCTAAAAAGAAGGATTCATTAGTACAGGCTTGTTACGAGCATGATGTACCCATTTTCTGCCCGGCATTTTCCGACAGCAGCGCAGGTTTCGGATTGGTCAAGCATCAGTGGGAGCGGCCGGAGAGTCATGTCAGCATAGATGCGGTAAAGGATTTTCTGGAGCTTACCCTGATTAAAATGGCAGCAAAAACCACCGGTCTTTTTATGATCGGAGGCGGGGTTCCTAAGAATTTTGCGCAGGATACCGTCATTTGCGCTGAGATCCTGGGTAAAGATGTTCCGATGCATCAATATGCAGTTCAGATCACAGTAGCCGATGCCCGTGATGGCGCATGTTCCGGTTCCACCCTCAAAGAGGCTTCGTCATGGGGAAAAGTTGAAACGGTGTACGAGCAAATGGTATATGCTGAAGCCACTTCAGTGCTGCCGCTAATTGTCAGCTATGCCTACCACTGTGGCGATTGGAAGAACAGGGGGAAATTCCGCTGGAGCAAATTGTATGAGAAATAA
- the secDF gene encoding protein translocase subunit SecDF, translating into MQSKGAIKVFAIAFSIVCLFQLSFTFFSSKVERNARSYATNQDAVNQAEALAKGDQLMKTFYLDSLEKARESYYIDSLSNQVVYNLLVRKYTYKEVKEREINLGLDLRGGMNVVLEVSMGDIINALAGPNNVNPIFRQAMQSAYAKQRSSQRDFVTLFGEAFSETDPNAKLASIFNTVELKDKISYNSTNEEVLTVIRKETEGAFDMTFNILRTRIDRFGVTQPNIQKLAGTGRILVELPGIKDPARVRKLLQGTANLEFWETYSYSEIYTYFAEANKRLVTVLGTEKLEGESSLVDSLGAINATGESNALVQGEAKDTATSLLEKIESDTSKAADKDRSFEDYAKENPLNAYLQPAFFQSEDGNYYPGQTATVGFAAIKDTASINAMLSKTNSVFPRNLRLVWTAKPRDEKTDVLELVALKVTSRDGSAALGGGVIVDARQDYDQAGGVEVSLSMNSEGARVWKRLTGENIDKQVAIVLDNHVYSFPTVRGEIPNGMSSISGGGMTLEEGQDLANILKAGKLPASARIVEEAVVGPSLGQEAINAGLWSFVIAFMLVLAYMAFFYARAGWVANLALVVNIFFIFGVLASLGAVLTLPGIAGIVLTLGMAVDANVIIYERIKEEMRAGKGMRLAISDGYKAAYSAIIDGNVTTLLTAVVLYIFGTGPVQGFATTLIIGILSSLFTAIFISRIIFTWALDKNKHITFDVPITHDFLHNTKIDFLKLRKYAYIFSITLSVIGIISLFTRGLDQGVDFAGGRTYVIRFDQEIKTNEIRTALTAQFDGMAPEVKTFGPTSQVKVTTKYKINDEGPEVDSIIQNKLFTGLKPFYAKKDITYIDFSTDATEVGKILGIRSSQKVGPTIADDIRNRAFMAVIFALIVIFIYIAIRFKKWQYGFGGLVSLFHDALITLGIFSLLYSIMPFSMEADQTLIAAILTIIGYSINDTVIIFDRIREYVTLHPKREYSINVNEALNSTLSRTVNTSGTTLVVLIAIFILGGEIIRGFTFALLFGIFFGTYSSVFVATPIAFDLMNRKIKKTLKIKESK; encoded by the coding sequence ATGCAAAGTAAGGGAGCTATTAAGGTATTTGCGATTGCATTTTCAATAGTTTGTCTTTTCCAGTTATCATTTACTTTTTTCAGTTCGAAAGTTGAGCGGAATGCCCGTAGCTATGCTACAAATCAGGATGCGGTCAATCAAGCTGAAGCTCTTGCTAAGGGCGATCAACTGATGAAGACTTTTTATTTGGACTCTTTAGAAAAAGCCCGTGAATCTTACTATATCGATTCATTATCAAATCAGGTAGTCTATAATCTCCTGGTACGGAAATATACCTACAAGGAGGTAAAAGAAAGGGAGATCAATCTTGGTTTGGACCTCAGGGGCGGTATGAATGTCGTGCTGGAAGTATCAATGGGTGATATCATTAATGCATTGGCAGGACCAAATAATGTCAACCCTATATTCCGGCAGGCCATGCAAAGTGCATATGCCAAGCAACGATCGAGCCAGCGTGATTTCGTGACCTTGTTTGGGGAAGCTTTCAGTGAGACAGACCCCAATGCCAAGCTGGCTTCTATTTTTAATACGGTAGAACTTAAAGATAAGATCAGTTACAATTCTACTAATGAAGAAGTTCTTACAGTAATCAGGAAAGAAACCGAGGGTGCTTTTGACATGACTTTTAACATTCTCAGGACGCGTATCGACCGTTTTGGTGTGACTCAGCCAAATATTCAGAAACTGGCCGGAACCGGAAGGATACTCGTTGAACTTCCAGGCATCAAGGACCCGGCCCGCGTCAGGAAACTTCTCCAGGGAACTGCAAATCTTGAATTCTGGGAAACCTACAGTTATTCTGAAATATATACTTATTTCGCTGAAGCAAATAAACGGCTGGTAACCGTACTTGGTACTGAAAAATTAGAAGGGGAATCTTCCCTGGTTGACTCACTGGGTGCAATTAATGCTACTGGTGAAAGTAATGCACTTGTCCAGGGAGAAGCAAAAGATACGGCAACTTCCCTGCTTGAGAAGATCGAAAGCGATACTTCCAAGGCAGCAGATAAAGACCGGTCCTTTGAAGATTATGCCAAGGAAAACCCGCTGAATGCATATCTCCAACCGGCATTTTTTCAGAGCGAAGACGGGAATTATTACCCGGGCCAGACTGCAACTGTCGGCTTTGCTGCCATTAAAGATACGGCCAGTATCAACGCGATGTTGAGCAAGACAAACAGCGTTTTCCCAAGGAACCTGAGACTGGTATGGACCGCCAAACCACGAGACGAAAAGACTGATGTTCTGGAGCTTGTGGCACTGAAAGTCACTTCACGCGATGGTTCTGCAGCCCTGGGCGGTGGCGTCATCGTGGATGCCCGGCAGGATTATGACCAGGCAGGCGGTGTGGAAGTGAGCCTTTCGATGAACAGTGAAGGTGCACGGGTATGGAAAAGACTGACCGGGGAGAATATAGACAAACAGGTTGCTATTGTTCTGGACAATCATGTTTATTCCTTCCCTACCGTAAGGGGCGAAATCCCTAACGGAATGTCTTCTATCAGCGGAGGCGGAATGACTCTTGAAGAAGGCCAGGACCTTGCAAATATCCTCAAAGCCGGAAAATTACCAGCTTCTGCCCGTATCGTGGAGGAAGCTGTGGTCGGTCCGTCACTGGGCCAGGAAGCCATCAATGCCGGTTTATGGTCTTTTGTCATAGCTTTCATGCTAGTCCTGGCATATATGGCATTCTTTTACGCCCGGGCCGGTTGGGTTGCCAACCTTGCCCTGGTAGTCAACATCTTCTTTATTTTCGGAGTGCTCGCCTCCCTGGGCGCAGTGCTCACGCTTCCAGGTATTGCCGGTATAGTGCTGACGCTCGGAATGGCCGTGGATGCCAACGTTATTATATATGAACGAATCAAGGAAGAAATGCGGGCAGGAAAAGGGATGCGCCTGGCCATCTCTGATGGTTACAAAGCCGCTTATTCCGCTATCATCGACGGAAACGTGACCACACTTCTTACTGCTGTTGTTCTTTACATCTTCGGAACAGGCCCTGTACAGGGTTTTGCCACTACCCTGATTATCGGTATCCTCAGCTCACTATTTACAGCGATCTTCATTTCAAGGATCATTTTTACCTGGGCACTGGATAAAAACAAGCATATCACGTTTGATGTGCCCATCACACATGATTTCCTCCATAACACTAAAATAGACTTCCTGAAATTGCGTAAATATGCTTATATCTTTTCCATTACGCTCTCTGTGATTGGTATTATCTCGCTCTTTACCAGGGGACTTGACCAGGGGGTTGACTTTGCGGGTGGCAGAACTTATGTAATTCGTTTCGATCAGGAAATCAAAACCAATGAAATACGTACTGCCCTTACAGCACAATTCGATGGTATGGCCCCTGAAGTCAAAACATTCGGGCCTACTTCACAGGTCAAGGTCACAACCAAATATAAGATCAATGATGAAGGCCCGGAAGTTGATTCGATTATTCAAAATAAACTTTTTACAGGGTTAAAACCATTCTATGCCAAGAAAGACATCACTTACATAGATTTTTCAACAGATGCCACTGAAGTTGGGAAAATACTCGGTATCCGAAGTTCTCAAAAAGTCGGGCCCACTATCGCTGACGATATCCGGAATAGAGCTTTCATGGCTGTTATATTTGCCCTTATAGTAATATTTATCTATATTGCCATCCGGTTCAAAAAGTGGCAATACGGATTTGGTGGTTTAGTATCCCTGTTCCATGATGCCCTGATCACCCTCGGGATTTTCTCGTTGTTATACAGCATCATGCCATTCAGCATGGAGGCTGATCAGACGCTGATTGCTGCTATCCTTACCATTATTGGTTATTCTATTAATGATACTGTTATCATCTTCGACAGGATACGCGAATATGTCACGCTTCATCCAAAGAGGGAATATTCCATCAACGTTAATGAAGCGCTGAACAGCACCCTGTCACGGACAGTGAATACATCTGGCACTACATTGGTCGTTTTAATTGCCATATTTATCCTTGGTGGAGAAATCATCAGGGGATTCACTTTTGCTCTCTTGTTCGGAATTTTCTTCGGCACTTATTCTTCAGTTTTCGTGGCTACTCCTATTGCATTTGACCTGATGAATAGAAAAATAAAAAAAACACTCAAAATAAAAGAGTCAAAATAA
- a CDS encoding arginine decarboxylase → MKVKYLDLIEQTFDFPSSEFEVIDNELNFHEIPLMDVIKQYGTPLKISYLPKISEQIQKAKRWFNVAMAKADYNGNYTYCYCTKSSHFSFVLQEALKNDIHIETSSAFDIHIVEQMHEEGLLNKETFIICNGFKRPQYIENIINLINRGFENTIPVLDNIFELDKFSKGIRKKVKLGIRIASEEEPKFEFYTSRLGIRYNDILSYYQENIRNNNKFALKMLHFFINTGIRDTAYYWNELTKCVNIYCELKKICPELDSLNIGGGFPVKNSLSFDYDYEYMAEEIISQIKIICNQNNVPEPDIFTEFGSFTVGESGAVLYSIIDQKRQNDRESWNMIDSSFMTTLPDTWALNQRFILLAVNNWDYEYERVFLGGLTCDSMDYYNSEAHSNAIFLPKMRPGTPQYIGLFHTGAYQESIGGYGGIQHCLIPAPKHIIIDRDAEGEYYTKLFAKEQSYKSMLKILGY, encoded by the coding sequence ATGAAAGTAAAGTATTTAGATCTTATCGAGCAGACTTTTGATTTTCCTTCGAGTGAATTCGAAGTCATTGATAATGAACTTAATTTTCATGAAATACCCTTAATGGATGTCATTAAACAATATGGAACGCCATTAAAAATAAGCTATTTGCCTAAGATCAGTGAACAGATTCAGAAGGCTAAGAGATGGTTCAATGTTGCAATGGCAAAGGCTGATTACAATGGGAATTACACCTATTGTTATTGTACAAAGAGCTCACATTTCTCCTTTGTCCTCCAGGAAGCATTGAAGAATGATATTCATATTGAAACCTCATCGGCATTTGATATCCATATCGTGGAACAAATGCACGAAGAGGGACTTTTGAATAAAGAAACTTTTATCATTTGTAACGGATTCAAGCGTCCGCAATATATTGAGAACATTATAAACCTTATCAACAGGGGTTTTGAGAATACAATCCCGGTTCTTGACAATATATTTGAACTTGATAAATTTTCCAAGGGGATCAGGAAGAAAGTCAAGCTTGGCATCAGGATTGCCTCAGAAGAAGAGCCCAAATTTGAATTTTATACTTCCAGGTTGGGAATACGGTATAATGATATCTTATCCTATTACCAGGAAAATATCCGCAACAACAATAAATTCGCCCTGAAGATGCTTCATTTCTTCATCAATACAGGGATCCGCGATACGGCTTATTACTGGAATGAACTTACAAAATGTGTTAATATTTACTGTGAACTGAAGAAAATATGCCCTGAACTTGATTCCCTTAATATAGGCGGCGGATTTCCGGTAAAGAATTCACTTTCATTTGATTATGATTACGAATATATGGCAGAAGAGATCATCTCCCAGATCAAAATAATTTGTAACCAGAATAATGTTCCGGAACCTGATATTTTCACTGAATTCGGATCTTTTACTGTGGGGGAGAGCGGAGCTGTCCTCTATTCCATCATTGATCAGAAGCGGCAGAATGACCGGGAGAGCTGGAATATGATCGACAGTTCATTTATGACGACGTTGCCCGATACCTGGGCATTGAACCAGCGGTTTATTTTACTGGCGGTTAATAACTGGGATTATGAATATGAACGTGTTTTCCTCGGCGGACTGACTTGCGACAGTATGGATTACTATAATTCTGAAGCACACTCTAATGCGATATTCCTTCCCAAGATGAGGCCCGGTACACCTCAATACATCGGGCTTTTCCATACCGGGGCATACCAGGAATCCATCGGCGGTTACGGCGGTATCCAACACTGCCTGATACCAGCCCCCAAACATATCATTATCGACCGTGATGCTGAAGGTGAATATTATACGAAGCTTTTTGCAAAAGAACAAAGCTACAAATCGATGCTAAAAATCCTTGGTTACTGA
- a CDS encoding ABC transporter permease — MKKIWLIIQREYLTRVKKRSFVIMTFLGPILMASVWIVPLLLATRSEGTKTIEVIDETGLFFEQFKETNDTKFIYITDDLQTAKANLGKSEDFAILYIPLSSYTTPKAFYLYSYKKPGLSLKMYLQESANKILENKKLMDVYGIDEETLASVKSNISLVVEDIETSKKSYTEISWALGFVGGMLIYFFIFMYGAQVMRGVIEEKTSRIVEVIVSSVKPIQLMMGKIIGIAMVGLTQFLLWVVLTLGIVTAFTAIYADQIDQYKMGEQPVTAPGQFFSSDAMGMPDTQQGLDALGSDENIGQILDVFFSINYGVIIFTFIFFFIGGYLLYAALFAAIGSAVDNEADTQQFMLPVTIPLIFSIIIGLSFVLNNPDGSVAYWLSLIPLTSPIIMMIRVPFGVNIYTDLIPSMILLVLGFLATTWLAAKIYRTGILMYGKKISYKELWKWLTYRP, encoded by the coding sequence ATGAAAAAGATCTGGCTCATCATCCAACGAGAATATTTAACGAGGGTTAAAAAGCGGTCATTTGTGATCATGACTTTCCTTGGTCCCATCCTGATGGCATCCGTGTGGATCGTCCCGCTGCTGCTGGCCACTCGTTCAGAAGGCACAAAAACCATTGAGGTCATTGACGAAACAGGACTTTTTTTCGAGCAGTTCAAAGAAACCAACGATACAAAGTTTATTTACATCACGGACGATCTTCAGACAGCAAAAGCTAATCTTGGAAAAAGTGAAGACTTTGCCATTCTTTATATACCCCTTTCATCTTATACAACCCCTAAGGCCTTCTATCTTTATTCTTACAAGAAACCGGGACTAAGCCTGAAAATGTATCTCCAGGAATCAGCCAATAAAATTCTGGAAAACAAGAAACTGATGGATGTATATGGGATCGATGAGGAAACACTGGCTTCGGTTAAATCGAACATTTCATTGGTGGTGGAAGATATTGAGACGAGTAAGAAGTCTTATACCGAGATTAGCTGGGCGCTTGGGTTTGTCGGTGGGATGCTGATATACTTTTTCATCTTTATGTACGGGGCGCAGGTAATGCGCGGCGTTATCGAGGAAAAAACGAGCAGGATCGTTGAAGTAATTGTATCTTCCGTCAAACCGATTCAGCTTATGATGGGTAAGATCATTGGTATTGCCATGGTTGGCCTGACGCAATTCCTTTTATGGGTCGTCCTCACGCTTGGGATTGTTACTGCCTTCACGGCTATTTATGCGGACCAGATCGATCAGTATAAAATGGGTGAACAACCGGTTACTGCTCCCGGTCAGTTTTTTTCATCGGATGCCATGGGGATGCCGGATACACAGCAAGGGTTGGATGCACTGGGATCTGATGAGAATATCGGCCAGATCCTTGATGTTTTCTTCTCAATCAATTACGGGGTGATTATTTTCACCTTCATTTTCTTTTTCATCGGAGGGTACCTGCTCTATGCGGCACTTTTTGCCGCAATAGGATCTGCAGTCGACAATGAGGCCGATACACAGCAATTCATGCTACCTGTTACCATTCCGTTGATTTTCTCGATTATTATCGGGCTTTCTTTCGTACTGAATAATCCGGATGGCAGTGTGGCTTACTGGCTTTCACTGATACCCCTGACCTCCCCTATCATCATGATGATCCGGGTCCCTTTCGGGGTCAATATTTATACGGACCTTATCCCATCGATGATCTTACTGGTTTTGGGGTTCCTGGCCACGACCTGGTTAGCCGCGAAAATCTACCGGACAGGTATCCTGATGTATGGAAAGAAAATTTCTTATAAAGAGTTATGGAAATGGCTTACTTACCGGCCTTAA